In Erigeron canadensis isolate Cc75 chromosome 8, C_canadensis_v1, whole genome shotgun sequence, the DNA window CATAAGCCTACATTCACCACtatgactagttcaacctagtcatactcaatcactagcctttctagacccaaaacccaatccatttgtcattgagtttcattttctttaacaaacacactaggtagttcaacctaccattttcatcaacaatttcatAACTAGTAAAAGctcatcttttctcaagaactaaaattatcacatgaacttatcatTTTCATAGTCAAACTTAACACATGACTCAATGACAATtaggttatctaaggaattgagAAAACCACCATAATATAATTTCCATCTAAaatccccaaattggttcactctatgaaccctaattccaaaatgaaaaatgaaagctaggttaggggaaatcaatacctcacaaCAAAAGCAAATTCAAGACTTAATTGGAAAATTCTTCCTCTTCCCTTTTTCCTCTtgaaattcggccaccaccaccaaaacccacaaaccctaacttttgattcttgaatggagattaaagatggtgatgattattattttgttttctatccTTGAATTTTGGAAGAaataaactttgattttgaaaagaagaagaagaaaatgcaTGTAGAAGTGAAGAAGGAAGAGTAGTGGAATATTGACTCAAAGGAAAAGAAGTGTCTGGCACTCCATGGAGATGCCACGACTTACACTCAATTTTGAGGGTATTTACCCGCTATCCaccaaagttccaactaaattaacctcacattcgaaaataaaatactaggaatttaatttaatgtcaaaactatagaaaggggttaatttcttttaccttaaaatcttttggGTGTTACactcaatttttctttttataaactaaataatgTTATCAattaacaattatttcatcaaatcaaaagttaaaaacattaataCTAAGCATACATATTCAAACTTTTCTCAAAGTATCAAGAACAAACCAAATCTGAAAATCACCTttagaaaaaatttattaaaaaaaattaaaataaaaaaaggaataaCAACACTTATAAACCAGATCCAAACTACTTTACAACCAATAAATTAGTAAAATGTAAACTTAAAAAAAGACTATTTTAAAACCCCAttaatgaatatgtattttcagTAATCAGCCAACAATATCTAACACTTGAAATTGAGCTGATTATCACTTTTAATCATGGAATCAATGGAAATGACAAAAGGTGAAAAaacggtaaaaaaaaaattaacggaAATGACAAAAGGTGAAAAaacggtaaaaaaaaaaattaacggaTTTAAACGTGGGAAAAAAATGGCAAAGTTTGATATTTTTTGTAACCTTTTGAATGCGTGTATATGGTTAGTTTGACACCACCCCTGGATATGTCCATCCGCCTCCCGACTTTCACACACATCGTCACATAGTTATTTCCACCGCCATCTTCATTTTCATTACTTCAATTCCATTGCGACGACAGTATGTCACTAGCTGATTTAAACACGACCGTCTCACAAGTATATCTAGCTTATATTTAACAACAATTGGTTCTTgttaaacatgttttaatttgatcaaaggTCTAGCTCAAAGTTATACGTACCATATTTGTTGTAAGCGACTTTGGCTCGGAATTGGTTTATGATCGATTGTATTATTACTTAAGCTTGGACGCTAGCATGCAATCcaactttaataaaaataaaagtatatatcaTAGTCGTTCGAGTAATTAATTGATGACCATTTAGGCATTCATGTTTGTAGTGACGGACCTTGAGGAAAGTCACATAGGGGCCATAAGTTGCGgggttaaaaaaatattaagaaaaacaatatttcaaatgaaaaaaagataaaataacacTATAtgacgaaaaaaaaaaaacaaaggggTCGCGGGTTGCGGGCCCTTAATAAGATCGATGTTCGGATAATTCAACTTAATTGTCCAATGACTTGAATTTTCTATGTACGAAACAATGCCATCCGTGTACACTTGAGGAGCCTTGAATAATTAGTCCACAAGCAATTGTTTGCCACCATAAAAAGACATATTTGATTCAAAAACATGAAGAGGCATGCACGTATTTCCAATTTACTAAAGTGCAATGCTTCCTAAGATTTGTTGATTAGTATGcatttcttaaaaaattaagatttgTTATTTTTGTAATGAAATATATTACAAATGGTTTACGGATCACGGAACACACTTTTATTCATTACAagtaattaaacatatataacatatatattatgtagaCCAACTTATTCATCAGAGAAGGTTCAATTCTAAGTTTGATCAGTTCGAGCAATAACACATTATGGCGCAGTTGTAGACAAAGCTATCAGACTTCTTTCGACCAACTATGGTCCATTCTGGCGGTCCCTCGCTAGGGACCCATGAATATATATCGACATGAGTGTCGGTATGTGTCCTCGGACCACCAACAATGACCACACGCTTACCACATCCTCGAAACGCAATCCCCCACCCATCTATATTGCTTGCCCTTTCAGGCAAGCTTCCGATACTCCACCACAAATTCCTCTTCTTATCATACTTCTTTACTTCCATTGCCGCACAATCAGCTGCATACAACTCATTATCAACCACCGCGAGCAGAGGTGGAGCCGATGAACCCCCACCACCACCGGGTGACATGTTAGGAATAGCTCTCCATTTTTTAGTTGCCAAGTCATACTCTTCTCCACAATCATACGGTTTCATATCATTTCCACCACTCCCTCCAATAACATAGAACTTTCCATCCATATAAACCCCGGAACTCATTTTCCGGGGTTTAAGCAGGCTGGGAAGCGTCTCCCAGGCCCCTGTCTCGCTATCGTAGATCTCAACTGCATCTGTGATCTTCCCATTTCCATCCACCCCACCTGCAAATATAGCAGTCTTGCCGAGACTAGCAGACCCGAACAAGCATCTAGGCTTGTTCATAAGCCGCGCTTCTGACCATGAATTCGTGAACACGTTATATTTGTAGATGATCTGACCTAAAACGTCTTTTCCTAGAACGAGTAGCTGAGTCCCAACTCCCATTGACTCTTTATCCGAAAGCTCAAAGCATTTGTCCGCTTGTATTACGGGTAGATGAGACATCCAAGTTTTTGTGTCCGGGTTAAAAGCTTCCCACTTCAACAAATGGCAAGCAAAATAAACCCAATACTCATGTTCACTTTCACCACTGCTAGGGTTTAGATGATGATCACCAACAATATTAGAGGCATGATAATTCCTAGGGCGGCGGCCGATAAGATCTTGCTTGATCGAGTTTTCTCTACCTATAGCACTAGGTAAAGAATTACTTGCATCCGAATCATGTGATCCCGGTAAAAGGCCAAGATCATCGTCGCTAATTTTCTTGTTGATGATTTCTCTAGATGGTAACTGATCATGATCACCATATGCTAAATTCAGTTCTAGGGCATGATCATCACTAGTACCATCATCTTCCAATAATAATGGCATCTTT includes these proteins:
- the LOC122610868 gene encoding F-box/kelch-repeat protein SKIP11-like; this encodes MPEGVSNSLEEADSQGSKNSSHMKDDNIGMETLASELQKMPLLLEDDGTSDDHALELNLAYGDHDQLPSREIINKKISDDDLGLLPGSHDSDASNSLPSAIGRENSIKQDLIGRRPRNYHASNIVGDHHLNPSSGESEHEYWVYFACHLLKWEAFNPDTKTWMSHLPVIQADKCFELSDKESMGVGTQLLVLGKDVLGQIIYKYNVFTNSWSEARLMNKPRCLFGSASLGKTAIFAGGVDGNGKITDAVEIYDSETGAWETLPSLLKPRKMSSGVYMDGKFYVIGGSGGNDMKPYDCGEEYDLATKKWRAIPNMSPGGGGGSSAPPLLAVVDNELYAADCAAMEVKKYDKKRNLWWSIGSLPERASNIDGWGIAFRGCGKRVVIVGGPRTHTDTHVDIYSWVPSEGPPEWTIVGRKKSDSFVYNCAIMCYCSN